A section of the Paenibacillus aurantius genome encodes:
- a CDS encoding AAA family ATPase, translating to MEHTVIKSMTDRIKENLQTVMVGKDEVMDLLLVALLSSGHVLLEDVPGTGKTMLAKALARSVGGTFKRIQFTPDLLPSDLSGINFFNQKQSEFEFRPGPLFANVVIADEINRATPRTQSSLLECMEERQISIDGVTRELERPFLVMATQNPIDNQGTFPLPEAQLDRFLVRIRMGYPSTEEALAILTRFSGANPMDGLQPAADRADLAEAQKEIGRIRVAEDLLRYIVAIVEATRTHPEVALGVSPRGSQALLKASQAYAVLRGRDYVLPDDVKAVAKPVLAHRLLCRQQIRSGPAPAEAVVDSVLRATAVPAEALS from the coding sequence ATGGAGCATACGGTTATAAAATCCATGACAGACCGGATAAAAGAGAATCTTCAAACGGTCATGGTAGGCAAGGACGAAGTGATGGACCTTCTGCTGGTGGCGCTTTTGTCCTCCGGGCATGTTCTGCTCGAGGATGTCCCGGGCACCGGCAAGACCATGCTGGCGAAAGCGCTGGCTCGTTCCGTGGGCGGGACCTTTAAACGCATTCAGTTTACACCGGATTTGCTTCCTTCGGACTTAAGCGGTATTAATTTCTTTAACCAGAAACAGAGCGAATTCGAATTTCGGCCGGGTCCGCTTTTTGCCAATGTCGTCATTGCCGATGAGATCAACCGCGCTACCCCGCGGACCCAATCCAGCCTGCTCGAGTGCATGGAGGAAAGGCAGATCAGCATCGACGGGGTAACCCGCGAGCTGGAGAGGCCGTTTCTGGTCATGGCCACCCAGAATCCGATCGACAACCAGGGCACCTTCCCGCTTCCCGAAGCCCAGCTTGACCGGTTCCTGGTTCGCATCCGGATGGGCTATCCAAGCACGGAGGAGGCGCTTGCCATTCTTACCCGGTTCAGCGGAGCGAATCCGATGGACGGGCTGCAGCCGGCGGCGGACCGCGCCGATCTGGCGGAGGCGCAGAAGGAGATTGGGAGGATTCGGGTGGCGGAGGACCTGCTCCGCTACATCGTAGCCATCGTGGAGGCCACCCGGACACATCCCGAGGTGGCACTGGGTGTCAGCCCGCGGGGCAGCCAGGCTCTCCTGAAGGCGTCGCAGGCGTACGCCGTTCTGCGGGGACGGGATTATGTCCTGCCCGACGATGTGAAGGCGGTGGCGAAGCCGGTGCTGGCCCACCGGCTCCTGTGCCGGCAGCAGATCCGCTCCGGCCCGGCGCCGGCGGAAGCCGTAGTGGATTCGGTTCTGAGGGCAACCGCCGTACCGGCGGAGGCTTTGAGCTGA
- a CDS encoding HD-GYP domain-containing protein, translating to MRLLPIGACQPGMKLAKNIYDEDGRVLLGQDVELTATILARLNRYGIGFLYIRDPLTEDVHVQDLLSDETRVRASQTIRTQFSRLMGETLKSTTVSRPDLGSVFRRLLDLIIDDLSRNENAMSMVCDIQLADNYLYHHSLNVCTYSTMLGMMKGYTRDELSTLGLGALLHDIGKTKIRRSTLLKPGELSEEEFEEMKRHAKLGYDLLRVEPNIPLLAAHCAFQHHERLDGSGYPRGLKGAEIHEYARLVALIDSYDAMTSHRIYRQAMLPHQAMEILYGGAGGIYDKSMIELFRDKIAIYPIGVEVTLNTGESGVVVELNAHVPHRPVIRLFKDSEGVPYAAPRELDLSQTLTALISSVGHSRTEQTV from the coding sequence ATGCGACTGCTGCCGATCGGCGCCTGTCAGCCGGGGATGAAGCTGGCAAAAAACATTTATGACGAAGACGGCCGGGTTCTTCTCGGCCAAGATGTGGAACTGACGGCGACCATCCTGGCGCGCTTGAACCGGTATGGCATCGGCTTTCTCTATATCCGGGACCCGCTTACGGAGGACGTGCATGTCCAGGACCTGTTAAGCGACGAGACCCGGGTCCGCGCCTCCCAGACGATCCGGACTCAATTCAGCCGGCTGATGGGGGAAACCTTAAAGAGCACCACCGTTTCCCGCCCCGATCTGGGCAGTGTGTTTCGCCGGCTGCTCGATCTGATCATAGACGATCTGAGCCGCAACGAGAATGCCATGTCCATGGTTTGCGACATCCAGCTGGCGGATAACTACTTATACCATCATTCCCTTAACGTATGCACGTACTCGACGATGCTGGGCATGATGAAAGGCTATACCCGCGATGAACTGTCCACCTTAGGGCTTGGGGCCCTTCTTCACGATATCGGCAAAACGAAGATCCGCCGCAGCACCCTCCTCAAGCCGGGAGAGCTGTCGGAGGAGGAATTCGAGGAAATGAAGCGCCACGCGAAGCTTGGCTACGATCTGCTCCGTGTCGAGCCCAACATTCCTCTGCTGGCCGCCCACTGTGCTTTTCAGCATCATGAGAGACTGGACGGAAGCGGATACCCGAGGGGCCTGAAGGGAGCCGAAATTCATGAATATGCGAGGCTTGTCGCTCTAATCGACAGCTACGACGCCATGACGAGCCACCGGATCTACCGGCAGGCCATGCTTCCCCATCAGGCGATGGAAATTTTGTACGGGGGAGCCGGCGGGATTTACGACAAGTCGATGATCGAGCTCTTTCGGGATAAGATCGCCATCTATCCGATCGGCGTGGAAGTGACCTTGAATACGGGGGAATCGGGGGTCGTGGTGGAGCTGAACGCCCACGTTCCCCACCGTCCGGTCATCCGGCTGTTCAAAGACAGCGAGGGCGTTCCCTATGCGGCGCCCCGGGAGTTGGACCTCTCGCAAACCTTGACGGCTCTCATTTCCTCCGTCGGGCACAGCCGAACCGAGCAAACCGTATAG
- a CDS encoding DUF58 domain-containing protein: MGIGWLLVTAALTVGGQSLIVRRWGLSRIRYTREFSAETCSEGEQVELVEIIANAKKLPVPWLRVESLISAGLEFQSRFEMEVSSGEYYQNHKSLFSLMPNTKVVRRHKVHAAKRGCYRLRSAVMECGDFLGIRAGNRPLSFEAELLVYPKLYPLDELPLPSRSWQGEQLAKRWIVDDPFVTAGVREYRYGDALNSVNWKATARTGELQVYKRDYTTDHKLMLCVNVEESDMMWQGVTETQRIELGISVAASLIDRFGRVGMEVGFAYNGASADTPKESVRVEPGSGTLHTRFLMDTLAKLLLERIRPFELFLADEADTGISGRDYLLITPYVSDKVTAAAARLRQNGNTVEFLLTPDVTPGGAEKGEDPL; this comes from the coding sequence GTGGGCATCGGATGGCTGCTGGTAACGGCTGCCCTGACGGTAGGAGGACAAAGCTTGATCGTGCGCCGCTGGGGCTTGTCCCGCATCCGTTATACAAGGGAATTCAGCGCGGAGACGTGCAGCGAAGGAGAACAAGTGGAGCTCGTGGAGATCATCGCCAATGCGAAGAAGCTCCCCGTCCCTTGGCTTCGGGTAGAGTCGCTTATTTCGGCGGGACTGGAATTCCAGAGCCGTTTTGAAATGGAGGTCAGCTCCGGGGAGTATTACCAGAATCATAAAAGCCTCTTCAGCCTCATGCCTAACACCAAGGTGGTGCGAAGGCATAAGGTTCATGCGGCCAAACGGGGATGCTACCGTCTTCGCTCCGCGGTGATGGAATGCGGGGACTTTCTCGGGATTCGCGCAGGGAACCGTCCCCTCTCGTTCGAAGCGGAGCTTCTCGTCTACCCGAAGCTCTATCCTTTGGACGAGCTTCCGCTTCCGAGCCGAAGCTGGCAGGGAGAACAGCTCGCGAAGCGCTGGATCGTAGACGATCCCTTCGTGACCGCCGGGGTCCGGGAATACCGGTACGGGGACGCCCTCAATTCCGTCAATTGGAAAGCGACGGCCCGGACAGGGGAGCTTCAAGTCTACAAGCGGGATTACACGACCGACCACAAGCTGATGCTCTGTGTCAATGTAGAGGAATCGGACATGATGTGGCAGGGGGTGACGGAGACCCAGCGGATCGAGCTTGGGATCTCAGTGGCGGCTTCCTTGATTGACCGTTTCGGACGGGTTGGGATGGAGGTGGGCTTCGCCTACAATGGAGCGAGTGCGGATACCCCTAAGGAATCCGTCCGGGTGGAGCCGGGAAGCGGAACGCTTCACACCCGGTTTCTGATGGATACCCTGGCCAAGCTGCTCTTGGAGAGAATCCGTCCCTTCGAGCTGTTCCTGGCGGATGAGGCGGATACGGGAATAAGCGGACGGGACTACCTCCTCATTACCCCGTATGTTTCCGATAAGGTAACGGCTGCGGCGGCCAGGCTCCGCCAGAACGGCAATACCGTTGAATTTCTGCTTACGCCGGATGTTACGCCGGGGGGAGCGGAGAAAGGGGAGGATCCTTTATGA
- the yfkAB gene encoding radical SAM/CxCxxxxC motif protein YfkAB, producing the protein MSPVNDPWDPIGSLQKYGKHVLTSVEMTVTNLCNMRCEHCAVGDSLVMTEGEKLPLAVMLRRLDEVETLQTISLTGGEPSYRMSTIKDYIVPLLKYAQDRGVRTQINSNVTLDLGRYELMAPYLDVMHISFNYLNADDFHRVGFANSAHPVGREAAVKLYERMVENTAALSRGGLFVSAESMINFRTHEKIGAIHRLIRDMGCRRHEVHPMYPSAFAAGLPSLTLEQIRQAIHRLLDARDPDLWMLFGTLPFFGCSDKEEELELIRRLRREPGVTVRNDPDGRNRLNVNLFTGDVYVTDFAAMPPLGNISRDRLPDVFREWEDHPLNRTVNCHCPEAACCGPNLLVADSYYAGMDFKKRRAVPL; encoded by the coding sequence ATGAGTCCGGTCAACGATCCGTGGGATCCGATCGGCTCCTTGCAGAAATACGGAAAGCATGTGTTAACCAGTGTGGAAATGACCGTCACCAATCTGTGCAACATGAGATGCGAGCACTGCGCGGTAGGGGATTCCCTTGTGATGACGGAAGGGGAGAAGCTGCCGCTTGCGGTTATGCTGAGGCGCCTCGATGAGGTGGAGACCCTTCAGACCATTTCCCTAACCGGGGGGGAACCCTCCTACCGGATGTCGACGATCAAGGACTACATCGTTCCCCTGCTGAAATACGCCCAGGACCGTGGTGTCCGCACGCAAATCAATTCCAATGTAACGCTCGACCTCGGGCGGTACGAGCTGATGGCGCCTTATCTCGACGTCATGCACATTTCCTTCAATTATTTGAACGCGGACGATTTCCACCGCGTGGGTTTCGCCAACTCCGCTCATCCCGTCGGACGGGAGGCGGCCGTCAAGCTGTACGAGCGGATGGTGGAAAACACGGCGGCCTTAAGCCGGGGAGGCCTCTTCGTCTCCGCGGAATCCATGATCAATTTCCGCACGCACGAGAAGATCGGCGCCATTCACCGGCTGATCCGGGACATGGGCTGCCGCCGGCACGAGGTTCATCCGATGTACCCGAGTGCTTTTGCCGCCGGGCTGCCATCGCTTACGCTCGAGCAGATCCGCCAAGCCATTCACCGGCTGCTCGATGCCCGGGACCCTGACCTGTGGATGCTGTTCGGCACGCTGCCCTTCTTCGGCTGCAGCGACAAGGAAGAGGAGCTGGAGCTGATCCGCCGGCTTCGCCGGGAGCCGGGGGTGACGGTACGCAACGACCCTGACGGACGCAACCGGTTGAACGTCAACCTGTTTACGGGGGATGTGTACGTCACCGATTTTGCCGCTATGCCTCCTCTCGGGAACATTAGCCGGGACCGGCTCCCCGATGTTTTCCGTGAGTGGGAGGACCATCCGCTCAACCGCACGGTTAACTGCCATTGTCCCGAAGCGGCCTGCTGCGGGCCGAACCTGCTCGTCGCGGATTCCTATTATGCCGGCATGGATTTCAAGAAGCGGCGCGCCGTGCCGCTCTAG
- a CDS encoding MMPL family transporter: MRETESKGWFWHWGMAMYRYRKVVLVGWLLLFIGLGWFAQKAPGLMNDSGFTPKGSDSDKGLLSLQEKLGAAPSQLTFVYSPKEGTGEQEESQTVKAILESLEPVKALPYVSGVQLNPAARKEGGPPVHTVLVNLELGTDASLEKYPDIREKTVPPAGMKVDVTGGPAILYDMQQASKSDIAKAEVIGLPIALIVLLLIFGTVPGALLPMVVGVMSVASTLGIVYFIAREQSLSNFLPNMVTMLGLAVGIDYALFMVSRFREELKRRESVGEAVAMTSQTAGRSIFFSGAAVLIGLFGMLFINLSIFQSLCLGGVLVVMTSVLAANTLLPALLGLLGTRINSWRVLPARLQGRESRLWETVSYAVMKRPLLLVLVMSCALIALMLPLGGLKLGVPNAEVLPPRYESRSGSDLIKQAYDPGQMNPLQVYVEAKGEIWSEETIRQVQAFAEIIRSTSGVKEIQSYATLPGNLPAEQTAAFYAQEANRRGVEERHLAKDRSALLTVIPSVDPDGKEAEQLVKELRKLDAGGLKALVTGGPAYRVDMLDRINRGTPYVVGFVMVVTYFVLLLAFRSVLLPLKAVLMNVLSLGASLGIVVSVFQHGYGAGWLNITSTGYVMATLPVIIFCVVFGISMDYEVFLISRIMEEYEKTGDNERSTAEGLKKTGSLITSAAFILVVVVGSFIFTDIEIIKALGIGLSCAVFIDATLIRVIMVPALMKLLGRANWWAPRWIKGKTPAGGG; the protein is encoded by the coding sequence ATGAGAGAAACGGAAAGCAAGGGTTGGTTCTGGCATTGGGGCATGGCCATGTACCGGTACCGGAAGGTGGTGCTGGTGGGCTGGCTGCTGCTGTTCATAGGGTTAGGGTGGTTTGCCCAGAAAGCGCCGGGGCTGATGAACGACAGCGGGTTCACCCCGAAAGGAAGCGATTCGGACAAGGGGCTCCTGAGCCTTCAGGAGAAGCTCGGGGCCGCTCCTTCTCAACTGACCTTTGTCTATTCGCCTAAGGAAGGGACAGGGGAACAAGAGGAAAGCCAGACGGTTAAGGCGATTCTTGAATCCCTCGAGCCGGTTAAAGCTCTTCCGTATGTGTCCGGCGTTCAGCTGAATCCCGCCGCGCGGAAGGAAGGCGGGCCCCCCGTTCACACGGTATTGGTGAATTTGGAGCTTGGCACGGATGCCTCCCTGGAGAAGTATCCGGACATTCGAGAGAAAACCGTTCCCCCAGCGGGGATGAAGGTGGACGTAACCGGGGGCCCTGCCATTCTCTATGACATGCAGCAGGCCTCCAAAAGCGATATCGCGAAGGCGGAGGTGATCGGGCTGCCCATTGCCCTGATCGTTCTTCTGCTGATTTTTGGAACCGTTCCGGGCGCTCTTCTTCCCATGGTGGTGGGCGTCATGAGCGTGGCCTCTACACTTGGGATCGTCTATTTCATCGCCCGGGAGCAGTCCTTATCGAATTTCCTTCCCAACATGGTCACCATGCTCGGGCTTGCGGTCGGAATCGATTACGCCCTGTTCATGGTGAGCCGGTTCCGGGAGGAGCTGAAGCGGAGGGAATCCGTTGGGGAAGCGGTGGCGATGACGAGCCAGACGGCCGGCCGGTCCATCTTCTTCTCGGGGGCTGCCGTTCTCATCGGCCTCTTCGGCATGCTGTTCATCAACCTGTCGATCTTCCAGTCGTTATGCCTAGGGGGAGTACTCGTCGTCATGACGTCCGTCCTTGCGGCCAATACCCTTCTTCCCGCTTTACTGGGCCTTCTCGGCACGCGGATCAATTCCTGGCGGGTACTGCCGGCCCGTCTGCAGGGAAGGGAGTCTCGTCTATGGGAGACAGTGTCTTATGCGGTGATGAAGCGGCCGCTGCTTCTTGTGCTCGTCATGAGCTGCGCCCTGATCGCCCTGATGCTCCCGCTCGGGGGCCTCAAGCTCGGGGTGCCGAATGCGGAGGTTCTGCCTCCCCGCTATGAATCCCGAAGCGGATCGGATCTGATCAAGCAGGCGTATGACCCGGGCCAAATGAATCCGCTGCAGGTTTATGTCGAGGCCAAGGGGGAAATTTGGAGCGAGGAGACGATCCGCCAGGTTCAAGCCTTCGCTGAGATTATCCGCAGTACCTCCGGGGTGAAGGAGATTCAGAGCTACGCCACCCTGCCGGGAAACCTTCCGGCCGAGCAGACGGCGGCCTTCTACGCCCAGGAAGCGAACCGGCGGGGCGTGGAGGAGAGGCATTTGGCGAAGGACCGTTCCGCGCTCCTTACGGTCATTCCTTCGGTCGATCCGGACGGGAAGGAGGCGGAGCAGCTCGTCAAGGAGCTTCGCAAGCTGGACGCCGGCGGGCTGAAAGCGCTCGTAACCGGGGGGCCGGCCTACCGGGTGGACATGCTTGACCGGATCAACCGGGGCACCCCGTATGTCGTCGGCTTCGTGATGGTGGTGACTTATTTCGTCCTGCTCCTCGCTTTCCGTTCGGTCCTGCTTCCGCTGAAGGCCGTGCTCATGAATGTGCTGAGCCTGGGAGCCAGCCTCGGAATTGTGGTGAGCGTGTTCCAGCACGGCTATGGGGCGGGCTGGCTGAACATCACCTCGACCGGCTACGTCATGGCCACGCTGCCTGTTATTATTTTCTGCGTGGTGTTCGGGATATCCATGGATTACGAGGTATTCCTCATTTCCCGCATCATGGAGGAATACGAGAAGACCGGCGATAACGAGAGAAGCACGGCGGAAGGCCTCAAGAAAACGGGAAGCCTCATTACGAGCGCGGCGTTCATTCTGGTCGTCGTGGTGGGCTCGTTTATTTTTACCGACATTGAAATCATCAAGGCGCTCGGGATCGGCCTGTCCTGTGCCGTCTTTATCGATGCTACGCTCATCCGCGTCATCATGGTGCCCGCCCTTATGAAGCTGCTCGGCCGGGCGAATTGGTGGGCGCCCCGCTGGATCAAGGGAAAGACCCCGGCGGGAGGCGGCTGA
- a CDS encoding hemolysin family protein, with protein sequence METEFELGKITWNLLIVLLLVALNGIFVAAEFAFVKIRQTRLQELANEGKNVKYAMTITRRLDTYLSATQLGITLASLGLGWVGEPTISELVMDPLLERLNVHNDTLSSVLSFLAAFLTITFFHIVFGEQAPKTLAIRKAEGTAMLLSGPMILFNKIFRPLIWVLNAASVGVLKLIGIQPGGEHEAHTEEEIRILMNQSAKSGHIDRDELVLFDNIFEFSDRLAREIMLPRTDIDCLFTDATMEENLLLVHNTRHTRYPVAVEDKDQIIGFVHITDILTGGEEPPKELRKLVRPILTVPESMEISHVLRLMQKRKSQLAIVVDEYGGTAGLLTAEDILEEIVGEIQDEFDNERPEYEVKENIVSVDGRMLIEDVSDLLALDLHDEEVDSIGGWLFKKLEGVPAKGKKFVFGGHTFEVAEAERLRIVRVNIYKPEKPSTPSAGAVPTS encoded by the coding sequence ATGGAAACTGAATTCGAGCTTGGCAAAATTACCTGGAATCTGCTTATCGTTCTCCTGCTGGTCGCCCTGAACGGAATCTTCGTCGCGGCGGAATTCGCCTTCGTAAAGATCCGGCAGACCCGTCTCCAGGAGCTCGCTAACGAAGGAAAAAACGTGAAATATGCCATGACTATCACCCGCAGGCTGGATACTTATCTGTCCGCCACCCAATTGGGGATAACACTTGCTTCCCTCGGACTCGGGTGGGTGGGGGAGCCGACCATTTCGGAGCTGGTGATGGATCCGCTGCTGGAGCGGCTTAACGTACATAACGACACGCTCAGCAGCGTGCTTTCTTTCCTCGCTGCGTTTCTGACCATTACCTTCTTTCATATCGTGTTCGGGGAGCAAGCGCCGAAGACGCTGGCGATCCGCAAGGCGGAAGGGACGGCGATGCTGCTGTCCGGCCCCATGATCCTGTTCAACAAGATTTTCCGTCCCCTGATTTGGGTGCTCAATGCCGCCTCGGTAGGAGTGCTTAAGCTGATCGGGATCCAGCCCGGAGGGGAGCATGAGGCCCATACGGAAGAAGAAATCCGGATCCTGATGAACCAGAGCGCCAAAAGCGGGCATATCGACCGCGACGAGCTGGTCCTTTTCGATAACATCTTCGAATTCTCCGACCGGCTTGCCCGGGAGATCATGCTTCCACGGACGGACATCGACTGTCTGTTCACCGACGCTACCATGGAAGAGAACCTTCTGCTCGTCCACAACACGAGACACACCCGTTATCCCGTAGCGGTGGAAGACAAGGATCAGATTATCGGCTTCGTGCACATTACCGATATTCTGACGGGCGGCGAGGAGCCGCCGAAGGAGCTGCGCAAGCTGGTGCGGCCGATTCTCACCGTGCCGGAATCGATGGAGATCAGCCATGTTCTGCGCCTCATGCAGAAGAGAAAATCCCAGCTTGCCATCGTGGTCGATGAATACGGCGGAACGGCGGGGCTTCTGACCGCCGAAGACATCCTGGAAGAAATCGTCGGAGAGATCCAGGATGAGTTCGACAACGAGCGCCCTGAATACGAAGTAAAGGAAAATATCGTCTCGGTGGACGGACGCATGCTCATTGAAGATGTATCGGACCTGCTTGCTCTAGACCTTCATGATGAGGAAGTGGATTCCATCGGCGGCTGGCTGTTCAAGAAGCTGGAAGGGGTTCCCGCCAAAGGCAAGAAGTTCGTCTTCGGGGGCCATACGTTCGAAGTGGCGGAGGCCGAGCGGCTGCGGATTGTCCGGGTGAACATTTACAAGCCGGAGAAGCCGTCGACTCCGTCGGCGGGCGCGGTGCCGACCTCTTGA
- the ytvI gene encoding sporulation integral membrane protein YtvI: MSIKSLITIVLGLLLLYGFFTYGAPFLLALVFAILLEPLVQLVMRFNRIKRPLASMLICTLFTLVLIGFIYGIGAKIVFETASFVKSVPTHWTDPDGLIQQATDSIKSMVASFSPQLADQLETGLGSTLRSLTGIFTGVTGYFLNFAAKVPNLLIAMIVFLLAFYLYSINLPKVKESFLSLFDEQTRPQIDSVLLVLRRAILGFIMAQLILSAITFVLMLVGLMLLKTGYALALAFLVTIVDLLPILGTGSVLVPWAIYEIVMGNTFLGTGLLIMFAVVTVVRRIVEPKVLGNAVGIGSLAALVSLYVGFKLVGVIGLFLGPLVIIIYTALRQVGLLKIRIKLE; encoded by the coding sequence GTGTCCATCAAATCATTGATCACCATCGTTCTGGGGCTTCTGCTCCTTTACGGTTTCTTCACCTACGGAGCTCCGTTCCTGCTCGCGTTGGTGTTCGCCATCCTGCTGGAGCCGCTCGTTCAGCTGGTCATGAGGTTCAACCGGATTAAGCGTCCGCTTGCCTCCATGCTGATCTGCACGCTTTTTACGCTGGTCCTGATCGGATTCATTTACGGCATCGGGGCCAAAATCGTGTTCGAAACGGCCAGCTTCGTCAAATCCGTCCCTACCCACTGGACCGATCCTGACGGCCTGATCCAGCAGGCGACGGACAGCATCAAATCCATGGTCGCCTCCTTCTCTCCGCAGCTGGCGGACCAGCTCGAAACGGGACTGGGCTCAACGCTTCGTTCCCTCACCGGCATTTTCACCGGGGTGACGGGTTATTTTCTTAATTTTGCGGCCAAGGTCCCCAATCTGCTGATCGCGATGATTGTTTTCCTTCTCGCCTTCTACTTGTATTCGATCAACCTGCCCAAGGTCAAGGAATCCTTCCTGTCTCTATTCGACGAGCAGACCCGCCCGCAGATCGATTCCGTCCTCCTGGTTCTGCGCCGCGCGATTCTCGGCTTCATCATGGCCCAGCTGATCTTAAGCGCCATAACGTTTGTTCTCATGCTGGTGGGCCTGATGCTGCTTAAGACGGGCTACGCCCTGGCTCTTGCCTTTCTCGTGACAATCGTCGACCTTCTTCCCATTCTGGGGACGGGCTCCGTTCTCGTTCCCTGGGCCATCTATGAAATCGTCATGGGGAATACGTTCCTCGGCACCGGCCTTCTCATTATGTTCGCGGTGGTCACCGTCGTCCGGCGGATCGTCGAGCCGAAGGTTCTCGGCAATGCCGTGGGGATCGGTTCTCTCGCCGCTTTGGTCAGCCTTTACGTCGGATTCAAGCTGGTGGGGGTGATCGGCCTTTTTCTCGGCCCGCTGGTCATCATCATCTATACGGCGCTCCGTCAGGTCGGCCTGCTCAAGATCCGGATCAAGCTGGAATGA
- a CDS encoding undecaprenyl-diphosphate phosphatase, with protein MYELWKSIIIGIVEGLTEFLPVSSTGHMILVGHAIQFTGDKADTFEVVIQLGAILAIVVLYWRRFLVLFGLGDRGVASPSGQRLNLMHIFIGIVPALGTAYVLRDQIKKLFMPETVVIGLVIGGLFMIVAEKWSPRIRSEKLDDFTYKQAFFVGVAQILSLWPGFSRSGSTIAAGMLAGTSRAAAADFTFLMAVPIMCAASGYDLLKSYKNFSSDDFVFFAVGFVVSFLVALAAVATFIKLVGKLKLTYFSYYRFVLAIIVLVYMKVVGF; from the coding sequence ATGTATGAATTGTGGAAATCGATTATTATTGGAATTGTGGAAGGGTTGACGGAGTTTCTTCCCGTCTCGTCCACGGGGCATATGATCCTCGTCGGACATGCCATCCAGTTTACCGGCGACAAGGCGGATACCTTCGAGGTCGTCATTCAGCTCGGAGCCATTTTGGCCATCGTCGTGCTGTACTGGCGCCGGTTTCTCGTTCTGTTCGGCTTAGGAGACAGAGGCGTCGCCAGCCCGAGCGGGCAGAGGCTCAACCTGATGCACATCTTCATCGGGATTGTGCCGGCCCTTGGAACGGCGTACGTGCTGCGCGACCAGATCAAGAAGCTGTTTATGCCGGAAACGGTAGTCATCGGTCTCGTGATTGGCGGCCTTTTCATGATTGTGGCGGAGAAATGGTCCCCGCGCATCCGCTCCGAAAAGCTGGACGACTTCACCTACAAACAGGCGTTCTTTGTGGGAGTCGCCCAAATCCTTTCTTTATGGCCTGGCTTCTCCCGCTCCGGCTCGACCATCGCAGCCGGCATGCTGGCGGGGACGAGCCGGGCGGCGGCCGCCGATTTTACTTTCCTGATGGCCGTTCCTATCATGTGCGCCGCCTCCGGGTATGACCTGCTGAAATCGTACAAAAACTTCAGCTCGGATGATTTCGTCTTCTTTGCCGTCGGCTTCGTGGTCTCGTTCCTGGTGGCCCTGGCCGCGGTCGCCACGTTCATCAAGCTAGTCGGGAAGCTGAAGCTTACTTATTTTTCCTATTATCGTTTTGTTCTGGCCATCATCGTGCTCGTGTATATGAAAGTTGTGGGCTTCTAA